A segment of the Solanum lycopersicum chromosome 9, SLM_r2.1 genome:
GCTACAGAAGGCATATCTGGTTagtagttaaattaaattaacttgAAGTTGAGATAttactcttatttattttaatttgaaattgaaatattaatcTTAAATATTGAAGAGCTTGAATTTGAAACTTGAACTATTGAGTAGCTATGGTGTAGCCCTATGAAAAACGTTGGGTAAATGGGGAAGACAACGCAAATAAGTTATtttagaattaattaattattttataatcaaagataaaaataatattgctATATCAAAATAAGTAATTGCCGatgaattattttatcatcttgTTGCAATGTATCTCGAGCATTAAATTAGCTTATCATGTAtaaaagttatattatattagtgtatcatgtgtaaaatataatgtatcttatttaacgattaatgtattcgtgcatcagattaatgtacaacacttatattattatatcagtTTAAGTTTTTCTGTAAgtgcaactttcacatatagcgaatataaaatttatatttgtatactataacaaagtttgcataattgcgctgtatagcaaacatatatatgtataatttgctgtacatatacaatttaagtgaattgtataaaagaaaatgtataaaaagagaaagataAAGAGACTTGGCTAGAGAATTGCATAGAACGAagtgtataattataagtgtataaaacgattatacgatttgaatttgtataaaatgagaaagagagaaagacaaaagagactttgGTAGGGAATATACAactgaatcgaattgtataaaacgagaaatagataaattatatacaatttgaatttgtataatacgagaaagagagagattGGACAGGGGAGTACTTTTATTGTAATAATTATAAGCgtatatgataaaaatacatgtatttgaatgtgtttatacaattttctctcgctttatacaattagaaacacaatttatataactttatataaaaataacactccacacacatttaagatgataaatatcaagttataagTGTAAATTGGGTATATAGCATTTTATGTAGTCATAAACTTATAAGGGACAAATAGTACATTTGTCGTAACAGTATGTGATTTCTgacattttctctttatttttctttttagtcgaTCTCAAAAAGATTGACACATTTCTATATTAAGTATTCCCTTCATTCACTATTGATTGTATGATAAAATCATgtccttgaaaaaaaaattaatataaggtgcaattttattaatataacctTACTactaatcataattaaaatggtTTAAACAACTTTTTTCACATTAAAGTAGTCGTTTAACATTAAAATGATTACTTTTTGAAATTAGTATTATAAAATCACTAACAGTTTATTGATTGTTTAAAATCAACAATTCGTTTAGATAACTATTTAAGTAGCTATGTAATTATTAAggacaaaattgaaaaaacataattaattatttgttaattattttaattgacaATTAGTTAGGATAATTATTTTAGTGTacttatcaaataataataaacggAATGAATAacgatttaaaaataaagtagctattttattcttaataaaatccacaattatgtaatatttttttacatcataaattttgaaaatctctTTCTTAAATTCACGCAAAATCAAAATACCTCagaagaaaagataaaatttattttttctacttcCTCACACTTCACGTGGGCAAACCCAAGAACCCACACGCTGCACGTGAGAACTCTACGGGTCAGCACGTGTCCTCTTCTTTGACATATTGTTTGGTGAAAAGATCAACTTGAGCTGTTTACAACAATTATCTACTCCCATAATTTAATTAGAAGATTCTTATAGaaactaataaatttttaaatatcataatatttttaatttcatagaaaattctttaaaaataaaataaaatgtttaaacTCATTCCttgcaaatataaaaaatacaccAATCGTAGTTACCAATAACATAAATAGGTGTATtacatatgaatttatatagagTATGTAATGCTTATTTTTACCCTATTACAACACCTTCAATGGTGATGCCCAAACAAGTTTGAAATGACACAATGAATGTGACCGTTtaatctttaataaaaaaaattaaattttggttTTGAATATGAAGTTTTTGATTTTTCGTGGTGTGAATTGAAATATGAGATTCgaagagtttttttaaaaaaatattgttaaattatACCTCAAATTTAACTATATCCTCAAAGTATCATTTTCATCAGGAAACATTATTCAAGTATTTAAAAGTGAATAATTTTCATCCTTTTATtagatattttcaaaaaaattaagggATCTTACAAAACATGAATAGTTCACGTGATTATCAACAAAAGTTTTTCTGTCTAATTTCATTACCTAGTGTAAGAAGttcctaaaaaaatatttaaaatcttaGACACTACTGcttactataataaaaaaatatttgaaaggtGTGATAATACACGACCTGCTCTTTTTAACATTAGTAACTGAAAGAAGCTGGACTTAAATATATTTACCTTTTACAAAGCTAGATTGTATTTAGATCAATAAATGTTACAGTCAATTTAATATAGAAGTgattaaaatattgattatgtctCGTATTTGAGTTTCATTCTATAGTATTAGAATAAAAAATCTTCAATAAGCGTTGTTTCTAGCTAGCATATCAACTGAGAAGAAAtatatttcaactaaaatatatttaatatcaaattacatgaaaaaataaatgataaaactgtcaaatgaatttctttttcataatGCTGAACTTAATTACTGAAAAAGTTCACGATAATATTCTTGATGTATACAGAATAACATATAATTACGAAGAAATGgctcaatttttgagaaatttaatcGTTGTctaataaattcaaatagaaggatgaaaattttccacttttaaatacttaaaaatgttTTCTACTGAATACTCTAAGGATATAATTGAAGTTTGGAATATAGTTAGAAAGatgttcttgaaaaaaaaaagggaacatTATTCCTTAATAGGTAATGATGAGAtgcatacaaatttaaattaatagaaTATATTAAGTCTTAATtaccaaataattaaaaaaaaaatgacacattctttaaattattattcttaacCACTATGAACTGCTATTTCTTTTTTAGCTTCTATGGGGAAGTAGGTGAGAAAAATTAGGAGTGTGATGAGAACTGTTGGGACTGAAAGAAGGGTtgtcattaatatatttttgtcttgTTTTCTAAGCTACATTACAAAATTTGACCAAAGCTTGCATCTCTAGgcacattatttttattacatttaatacttttcaccatttttttctaaagaaatgaaatttaagTCATTCAGCGCCGCTTAAAGTTGACTAATAGATAATACGATAGGTGTATAATATACTTCACATATTCTATCCTTCAGTTTTTTGCCTATCAGCTTGATAGTCAAGCTATCTTAATTCGGCTTCGACTTTGATTCACTTataattctataaaaaaatgCTTCTTTCATTCGTTTACGTTTGTTTAGGTTATATGTAATTTAAAAGAGCAAACAGGCTAAACTTTGAGCAAAGCAAGTTACATGACTAGCTTATCTAATTTGACAAGTGTTGACatgtaaaattttatgaaagtcatagaaaaggagaaagaaaaaaagatatggTAATAATATATCTTTGAACAtgcaaatttttcaaattttagtaaCTTTACACAATTTATTGGTTACAGGTTTCTTAATTAGCTGGTTGTCAAAAAAAATGTTCGAATACTCGTAATTCAAGCTAGtataggtgttcaataggtacaggTCGTCGTTAAAGTGTCAAAGTGAAATACGCGAACAACTTTAAGAGCTCGTAAATgatttaagtttttttcttaatttgataATCTCTTCGTCCACTTTTAACTGTCATGTTAcattatcaatttaattaatttcaaaattaaactagttcatattaatttaatattttaaacaaaaaaattcagacactcaaaagttatataaaaattctataaatggcaattttttacctattaatataatgaaaaaatcattataaaatattaatcaaaatttttattatttgattctaaaaaaaattataacaattaaaagtgaACGAGTAACTAATATGATAATGATTCGGGGGAAAGCTACGTTATGGCATACAAATCCCTGTCCAAGGTCCAAGAAGGGACCTTTACAAAAGACCCTCTAAATAGTGTTATTTTAACCCTTTCGTCCTTGAGGagagattttgaatttaaatcttGAATATAGAAAAAATCTTGTTAGAGCAGAGATTTTGAATTTAGAATATGGGAAAAATCCTATGAAAAATACCACCATCAAATAAACCTTTTGCAGTGcgcaattcaaatttaatcaaaactCCTTTATTAGAGGTCTTAAATTCGAGATCTGATATTGAGAAAATCTCGCTAAAAACACTACTCGGAATGAATCCTGCAGTGCAGGATTAAATCAAAGCTTCAATACAAACACGAAACGCTTATTATCCAAATTTGAAACGAAGAACATATTGAACTTGTCCCTCAATAGTTGCATCATAAGGTTTCTAGGTATCCACATTTACGATGTAAGTAGATGAAATTTGTTTCCTCGTGTACCCTTTCaccaattttatttataaggaCAGTATTACCTAAAATTACTCTTCCTTTATAGGAGAGTCGTCAGAATCAGGTAGGATTCATGAGTTCGAACGAATTCACTAGActctataattatatttttttaaattttttttatgtatatttaaatgtgaacccaaaaaattgatttagaaTCTCAAACTCTTAACCTAACccaaaaaattgatttagaaTCCCAAACTCTTAACCTTCGCTCCACCCGTGGATAGAGGTCAGAGAATTCTTTAGTATAAGAATGGCTTAAGCCCGCTCGGGACAGGAGGTTTTTCAATTACTATTACAGCTTGTACAACCCTAAAGATTCATTGCATAATGCCATGACAATAGTGCTCTAAACAAGTGTAGGTGTTTAACTCGAGTGATTAACGTAATGAACCATAAACTCGTTAACAATATTATCTACACAAAGTTCAAATCCAGAATCTTCGTTGCATAAGATACATATTTCGTGATCAAATAGCCCTAAATACCATAGCTATTCAAAAAAACACATCATTTCCACCaccagaaaacaaaaaaaaaaacaacaactagATTTCAATCAAAGTAGTTAAAAGGAAGACACAACATTGTCATCTTCATCAACACAATTCAATCCACGTCCACACTGTGGACATTCCTCAAAATTCTCAACCGGAAAATTCGCCGAAGCGAGTCCAACTGAAAACTCAAGATTCTTACCTTTTCTGTTAACTTCAACAATGTTAAGCCATAGCAACACCACCTTTACACTAACACCACACAGTTTCCTAAGCCTGCCTTTAGATATAACTCCTTTTATAACAGGCTTGTAATTCAGTTGATATGAGTTCTCCAATTTGAAGCTGCAGGTAGAATTAAGATAAGCTGAGAATTCACCTGTTTTGGGGTTTAATTTGTAGTCTTTTACTCCTTTTGGAAGAATCCCCATTGGGAAATCATAACGCTGTAGCTCTTCGTAAGCTGATAGCTTCTCATTTCTTGAAACTGCAGTGgcaaaaaagaagagaaagaggtAAAAAATACTTCTTGTTGAAGCTATTGACATTTCTGTGAACATTGATGTTTTTCGTTGTTCCCAAAGTTCACCGTTTTTTTTTATAAGGGTGAATGCATAGTATGGTAAGATATGAGGTTGACAGATGTTTGTTTTATAGGTATGACAAACTTGTTTGTTGCTCTGTTTCGTTGTCCACGtttcattaatataatttgtacAACAAATAGTCCATTGGATTGGTAGTTGAATCAAATACTGATTCGAACACCGTGATTATTAAAAATGCGTACAAGTCCCTCAACTTTTTAGCTGGACTAGCTACCGTGTCTTATTCTAGTCCAGTAACAAGTAATTACAAGTCTCTTAATGAAATTATTCCATAAATATTCTGTTCTCAAACAATCACAGTCAAACTAGTACTAAAGCTACAGGTTTAATgagaaaaggaaatctattagaATCACTGTATAAATAATCCAATATCATCCTGTAAATGTCAGGTTCACCTGGTATTTGAAGCCATTTCTCATATGCAAGCTGAAGTTTTGCCAAGTGTTGTGTAACTCATGAGACACAGCAGCAAATATATGATTATACGATAGAGAGATACAATACAGCAAATAAATCGAAGAGAAGATGTAATTATTCTACGGAAAAAAGAAGCCAAACGCGAAGAGACTAGTTTCATGAGATAAAAAGACTATATCTGAGTTGCAAAAGAATATGTATGCTCTGAAGAATAATACAGCAATCAATGTGGAACTAGGGGAGGAAAAAATTACGTAAAATGGTAGGCAATTTGCAGAAAAAAAGGAAGCTAGATATGAAATCAGCAAGTAATCAACACAACTACAATATGGAGATCTCCCTAAGGAACATAACATACAGAGATTCGCAGACTCAGTTGACGTCCTTCAATCTTTTAATTAATGCATCAAGAGATTTCTTTTTAGTGTTCTGCTTAGCTCCCCTTGTGCCAAAAGACCCAAAAAGTCTGTCACTTTGATCCTTCATCTTTTCCGAGATAGTAACAACTTTGCGGTAGTCCAAAGCATTATAACTTCTCTCTCTAATAACTGGATTCAGGAAATTTTCCGGGTGATTGCTTAAGAGTAGATTAACCAACTGCCTGGACTCGCCCAATGCTGCTTTCAGCTGACTAGCATCTGCTTCAGATAGGAGAGGAGCTTGGTTTTCAGCAAATGATTCCAACATACGGATATCAACATCAAGAGCCATAACAGCATTCACGTTGAACCTTTTAACTGATTCCCCTAGTAAAGCCCCAACAATCATCTCTGATATATGACACAGAACATCTTGCAAAACTCTCTTCAGAACTTGAACAGGCAATATTTGCTGGGCAGTAGAAGTTAGtgtttcaagaaaaataatcacCTCATGCACATATTCATTTCCACTCTGTAGAGGATCATCGGCCATCCAATTCACATTCTCAATCAACAAAAGGAACCCATCAACCTTTTGCTTAAGCAGACCTGAGAGCATCTCTTCAGCAGCATCGCGGGCTTTAGTCAAAGGGAACAGTCTCCTCCCCCTCTCTGCCATTCTCAATGGAATCCCTGAAAGCTGTGCAGCATGACGAAAGAAAAAATCACAAGCCCGTTCAAACACAGCCATGTTAGCTGCCATCTGCATTGCTTGGGTAACACCACCGATAGACGTATGAATGAGCTTCAACAGGGCTCCATCCAGGACTTCAGTTAAAAGCCGATCCAAGTACTTCTTCACCACATCATAGAAATCAAGCTGACCACCATGTGACATAAAACTAACTGAATCCTCGATAAAGGACCGCACTATTCTACAGCAATCAGGCACCGTACACGAAAACGGTGCAACATAAGGAAATGCAGGCATAATATTTGACGTCTGTAACTGGAATGATAACACATTCATGGAATACTCATATTCCTTTTTCATATACATCTGCTCAAATTTATCGGCAGCAAGAGCCTCAGTTATCTGCTTTCGACAATCAGACAACAAGAGCTCATGATACTTATCCCTGTGCTTGCTCAAGACGTCTAGCAAAGCCTCAACAGGGTATCCATATCTACGCAATGTGACACTAAGCAAACTCACATAGTCCTTGATTAATAACAAATGATTCGCAGTTTGCATTCTAGAGAACTGATCTTCCAAAACAGAACACATTTTACTCATAGCAGTATCCCATAAATTCTCCACCTCCATTTTGGAAACCAACTTACCACCAGTCCTCAAGACTCGATCTTCCACAATGAAAAAACCAGCAATTTGGGCAAAAAATGTCTGATGAGATTCAAGGAAGGGCGTCATTGAAGATACCTGAAAATCTGAAGTCAATTGAAGCTTGCGATTCTCAAAATAGTACTTTTTGAATCGATCTTCAAGTCCTAGAGTTTGGTTTATGTGATAAGCCCTATACAACGGCGTCAAATCAAACCCTAACATTCCATTACTTCCATTGCTGTAACCATCCTTTCCGTCATCACTGATCCCATTAAATCCGTCatcgtcttcttcttcaagagcATAAACACAATCCCGAAGACTGAGTCTACTCTGCTCCTCAGCTTGTCGTTGCTTGATTCTGAGCTCTTCTTCTCTCTGTCTTGATGCTGATGCTTGTCCGATAGCTAGTTGCCCTAAATTTCGGCTAACTACACGGATCTCGACAAGCCAATCACCAAACTCTTTGGTGATTCTCCGTTCAATATGTGAACGAATCGCAGGGATCTGCTTCTCAAGCATTCGCCGGAGAGTAGTAGATGGTGTTTTGTTCATAAACTCTCTCTCAATCGAGTCCACACACTTCAACGCCATGTAAAAATTATTCTCTGAAAGATGACGATTGGCTCGGGAGCAAAGCTCGACAAGCTGAACGCAAGTCCGAAGCGATTGAATAGCAAGAGTAATGTTTTTGCATTTGTTTCGAGCTTCAACGAATGAGTCAAGAGTGGTTAGCAAAGGCACAGCAACGGACTGAAGTTGACTGTTCGAGTTTGACAGGGACGATTTAAGAGAATCAACATCGGAGAGCAGAGATCGGAGATCGTCAACGGCGGTGATGAAGTCCTCGTAGTGTGCTCTACATACATCTTCAATTTCAGATTCCTTCGATCGAGCAAAGTGACGGAGATGAAGAAGTACTGTCTCCGGCTTACCGGAAGCAAAACCCTTACGCACGAAAGGCCCAACATCTTCACCGTTGCAGATGGCGGCGGATAGGAGGACCTGGTCAAGTTTGTCGGCGGAGTCTCCGTTTTCTACCGCCGGAACAACTTTCCGGCGCATCTTCGACGTGTTCATCGCCAGCTGTGTATCTCCTGTCACCGTTAAAAAGAGTAACTGCTAGAACGACGGGGCCGTTACACACGGAGGGAATGTAGGGAAGAGGAAATGAATACGGAGAAAATTATTGACAGGAAGATATAGCTGGGAGACATTGAAATGAAAAAGTAATGGTAAATGACTATTTTACCCCTTTGTGAATTCCAAAATATATGGCTGAGACAGGGGTACAATAGTAAGTAGGACCAATCTTTTTGTAATAATTAAAGGCAATTATTTGGCGATTTATGGATAATTAGTACaagtaacataaaattttacatTCTAATTTTAGCAATGATGCTTCCATAAAATAAATACGATTAGTTGGGAGTAGTTATTTTGAAACATATAATGATCGATAACTCAATCACAAATTTGACTTATTAGCTTATAATATtggattattaaattattaaattagttgttggtgaataaatttaaattttattgtaattatttgtTAGTGTGATTACGGATTATCGATTTTTTTATTGggtaaattgttaattttttaaagacttatcgtaattatatttttaccgTATGTAAATACTTATATTCATGCATTCTCAAAATTTAGAATTTCATATGTCTCTTACTATGATTTTACAATTACTAAATTACCAGCTTAAGTAGGgctaaagttttttttctttgtttgatggaagatgaatatattggtgaatgaaaataaaagggAGGAGGAAAAGGTGAAGCCAATACATCGTCCGATAGCTTTCCATTAATTCCTAATCGGATATCGAACTAATCGATAGCTTATTGATTAACTAATGAATTAGTATATTTAAATACGACATTcgataattcgctggcctatttcgctgcaatatctatataaattttgtatttgtatataattgaatcgaagtaaaatgtttgtatattgtacaattataagtgtatacgaagaagatatatgtttttgcatttctatatacaattttctctcgctttatacaaaacaaaaacacaatttatacacttttgttgtataaagcgagagaaaagtTGTATtttgctgcaattgtataatcgctggcctatttcgctgaaattattgtataaattttgcatttgtatacaattgaatcgaaataaaatgtttgtatatcGTATAATTAACTGTAtagcacgaagatatatatttttgcatgtgtatatacaattttctctcgctttatacaaaacagaaacacaatttatgcCCTTCTATTCTACAAAGCGAGAGAGTCGAGCAGAGGGAGAGAAACGAGTG
Coding sequences within it:
- the LOC101268427 gene encoding uncharacterized protein, producing the protein MSIASTRSIFYLFLFFFATAVSRNEKLSAYEELQRYDFPMGILPKGVKDYKLNPKTGEFSAYLNSTCSFKLENSYQLNYKPVIKGVISKGRLRKLCGVSVKVVLLWLNIVEVNRKGKNLEFSVGLASANFPVENFEECPQCGRGLNCVDEDDNVVSSF
- the LOC101268139 gene encoding exocyst complex component SEC15B, producing MNTSKMRRKVVPAVENGDSADKLDQVLLSAAICNGEDVGPFVRKGFASGKPETVLLHLRHFARSKESEIEDVCRAHYEDFITAVDDLRSLLSDVDSLKSSLSNSNSQLQSVAVPLLTTLDSFVEARNKCKNITLAIQSLRTCVQLVELCSRANRHLSENNFYMALKCVDSIEREFMNKTPSTTLRRMLEKQIPAIRSHIERRITKEFGDWLVEIRVVSRNLGQLAIGQASASRQREEELRIKQRQAEEQSRLSLRDCVYALEEEDDDGFNGISDDGKDGYSNGSNGMLGFDLTPLYRAYHINQTLGLEDRFKKYYFENRKLQLTSDFQVSSMTPFLESHQTFFAQIAGFFIVEDRVLRTGGKLVSKMEVENLWDTAMSKMCSVLEDQFSRMQTANHLLLIKDYVSLLSVTLRRYGYPVEALLDVLSKHRDKYHELLLSDCRKQITEALAADKFEQMYMKKEYEYSMNVLSFQLQTSNIMPAFPYVAPFSCTVPDCCRIVRSFIEDSVSFMSHGGQLDFYDVVKKYLDRLLTEVLDGALLKLIHTSIGGVTQAMQMAANMAVFERACDFFFRHAAQLSGIPLRMAERGRRLFPLTKARDAAEEMLSGLLKQKVDGFLLLIENVNWMADDPLQSGNEYVHEVIIFLETLTSTAQQILPVQVLKRVLQDVLCHISEMIVGALLGESVKRFNVNAVMALDVDIRMLESFAENQAPLLSEADASQLKAALGESRQLVNLLLSNHPENFLNPVIRERSYNALDYRKVVTISEKMKDQSDRLFGSFGTRGAKQNTKKKSLDALIKRLKDVN